From Spirosoma agri, one genomic window encodes:
- a CDS encoding citrate synthase produces MANTAELTVDGKSYQFPTFEGTEHEKAFDISNLRDQTGYVTLDRGYKNTGATKSAITFLDGEEGILQYRGYSIEDLAAKASFLEVAYLLIYGELPDKEQYAKFETSIRRHTLVNEDMRKIFDGFPVSAHPMAVLSSLVSAMSAFYPDSQDEKGDVDRHIVRLLAKLPTIATWSYKRSLGHPTNYPKNNLDYIPNFLNMMFALPVEDYKVDPVVAEALNVLLILHADHEQNCSTSTVRLVGSSQANIYSSISAGVSALWGPLHGGANQEVIEMLEAIKADGGDVSKYVEMAKNAKTTGFRLFGFGHRVYKNFDPRAKIIKKAADDVLSKLGVNDPVLEIAKGLEEAALNDEYFVSRKLYPNVDFYSGIIYRALGIPTNMFTVMFAIGRLPGWIAQWKEMREQKEPIGRPRQIYTGATLREFKSIDER; encoded by the coding sequence ATGGCCAACACTGCTGAACTTACTGTCGATGGTAAATCGTACCAATTCCCGACATTTGAAGGAACGGAACACGAAAAAGCCTTCGATATCTCTAACCTCCGTGACCAAACCGGCTACGTTACCTTAGACCGGGGCTATAAAAATACTGGTGCCACGAAGAGCGCCATCACTTTTCTGGACGGTGAGGAAGGTATCCTGCAATATCGGGGGTACTCAATCGAAGACTTAGCTGCAAAAGCGTCGTTTCTGGAAGTTGCGTACTTGCTCATTTATGGTGAACTGCCTGATAAAGAGCAGTATGCTAAATTTGAAACGTCCATTCGTCGGCATACCTTAGTCAATGAGGATATGCGGAAAATCTTCGACGGTTTTCCGGTAAGTGCCCATCCAATGGCTGTCTTATCGTCGTTGGTGAGCGCCATGAGTGCTTTCTATCCCGATTCTCAGGACGAAAAAGGCGATGTTGATCGGCACATCGTTCGGTTGTTGGCTAAATTACCGACAATTGCTACGTGGTCGTATAAACGTTCGCTGGGGCATCCGACCAATTACCCCAAAAATAATCTTGACTACATTCCGAACTTCCTGAATATGATGTTCGCGCTGCCGGTCGAAGACTATAAGGTAGATCCGGTTGTGGCCGAAGCCCTGAACGTTCTGCTCATTCTTCACGCCGATCACGAACAGAACTGTTCCACATCAACTGTTCGGTTGGTTGGTTCATCGCAGGCCAATATTTACTCGTCTATCTCGGCGGGCGTTAGCGCCTTGTGGGGTCCTCTGCATGGTGGAGCCAACCAGGAAGTGATTGAAATGCTCGAAGCAATCAAAGCCGATGGGGGCGATGTGAGCAAATACGTTGAGATGGCTAAAAATGCGAAAACGACGGGATTCCGTCTGTTTGGCTTTGGTCACCGCGTCTACAAAAACTTCGATCCCCGTGCCAAGATCATCAAGAAAGCGGCTGACGACGTGTTGAGCAAGCTGGGCGTCAATGATCCGGTTCTGGAAATTGCAAAAGGTCTGGAAGAAGCTGCGCTGAACGACGAATACTTCGTATCGCGCAAACTGTATCCGAACGTCGATTTCTATTCGGGAATTATCTACCGCGCACTGGGCATTCCAACGAACATGTTTACCGTTATGTTCGCCATTGGTCGGTTACCGGGCTGGATCGCGCAGTGGAAAGAAATGCGTGAACAGAAGGAACCGATCGGTCGTCCTCGTCAGATTTATACCGGTGCTACGCTGCGGGAATTCAAATCGATCGACGAACGCTAA
- a CDS encoding DUF3667 domain-containing protein: MSSSAPHPPIYGPAGTQPQPSYTATSDHHNKLSVCPNCGTDLGPNDNFCPTCGQENHEVKLPLGHIFYEFVESITHFDNKLWNSLKAIFTRPGKMTAEFLEGKRARYVPPARLYVFVSVIFFFLVGKFADHQLEEGMKAIYGTSDKRSDGDTTDTNGILKIDLSDLINNKSLLRSRGLYKLGKKINLNTTFSKEGLARVARRLKRLQPHQLDSLLTQDDVPLADSNRTKLRELIALVPKDPMVSIVSTDFSSMMGKNFKTEEEREKYEEKLSHMSDAQIDSLIRADGSKPNWFMRKFYQRQGKFSHLGKGENTHELIHSITKNLSVVMFVLMPFVAILLLLFYFRRGRYYYEHLIFSVHIHMVLFLLFSMALLTTYVTSPKVTSSVLLWTFWISWFYFLLSLKRVYNQSWSKTILKCLLLSMMYGFSAVLFMLGALTSVY, translated from the coding sequence ATCAGTTCGTCCGCTCCCCACCCACCGATATATGGCCCGGCTGGTACACAACCCCAACCAAGCTACACAGCAACGTCCGATCATCATAACAAGCTTTCCGTCTGTCCAAACTGTGGAACAGATCTTGGCCCAAACGACAATTTCTGTCCAACCTGCGGGCAGGAGAACCACGAAGTCAAACTGCCCCTGGGCCATATTTTTTATGAGTTTGTCGAGAGCATCACTCACTTCGATAACAAACTGTGGAACTCGTTAAAAGCGATCTTCACCCGTCCGGGCAAGATGACCGCCGAATTTCTGGAAGGCAAACGAGCCCGTTATGTGCCACCGGCCCGATTGTACGTTTTTGTGAGCGTTATCTTTTTCTTTCTGGTTGGCAAGTTTGCTGATCACCAGTTGGAAGAGGGTATGAAAGCGATATACGGTACATCTGACAAGCGATCAGACGGTGATACAACTGACACGAATGGAATACTAAAGATCGATTTGAGTGATCTGATCAACAATAAAAGTCTGCTACGTAGCCGTGGCCTGTATAAACTGGGCAAAAAAATCAACCTGAATACGACATTTTCTAAAGAGGGGCTGGCACGGGTCGCCCGTCGTCTTAAACGTCTACAGCCACATCAACTGGACTCTTTGCTGACGCAAGATGACGTGCCGTTGGCGGACTCGAACCGAACCAAGCTTCGTGAGTTAATCGCTCTTGTGCCTAAGGACCCAATGGTATCGATCGTATCGACGGATTTTTCTTCTATGATGGGTAAAAACTTCAAAACCGAAGAAGAGAGAGAAAAATACGAGGAGAAATTGAGCCACATGTCCGATGCGCAGATCGATTCGCTTATTCGGGCAGATGGCAGTAAGCCAAACTGGTTCATGCGAAAATTCTATCAGCGACAGGGTAAGTTCTCACATCTGGGAAAGGGGGAAAATACGCATGAACTGATACACTCGATCACTAAGAATCTTTCCGTGGTGATGTTCGTACTGATGCCGTTCGTTGCCATTCTCCTGCTGCTTTTCTACTTCCGGCGCGGACGTTACTACTACGAACACTTGATTTTTTCGGTTCATATTCACATGGTCCTCTTTCTGCTGTTCTCAATGGCACTGCTGACTACCTACGTTACCAGCCCGAAGGTTACATCGTCTGTGCTGCTATGGACATTCTGGATCAGTTGGTTCTATTTTTTGCTATCGCTTAAACGGGTATATAACCAATCCTGGTCTAAAACCATTTTGAAGTGTCTTTTGCTCAGTATGATGTATGGCTTTAGCGCTGTTCTGTTTATGCTGGGTGCGTTGACGTCGGTTTATTAA